From Candidatus Atelocyanobacterium thalassa isolate ALOHA, a single genomic window includes:
- a CDS encoding Tic22 family protein: MKSLVRWGTTMGLIASTLLTSWLGKVPKVLALPEADIVKLLQSVPVFTITTEEGGPLVATVENNQKVTQVFMSLKDADGFLDKLRKHQPDVGNKVKVQPVSLGEIYRFAIANNSDTQKEPLQFVYVPMKSAIDSAKKLLDTKGQEYKGGVPLFLLRGGPENSMLTIQQNDQEVIPLFFEEAPIQAITEKMKKDQPNIAQTIKVEVVPLENVIGLLQTKDDEALKQIQLVPSEETIQFIQNKIKLQQAQEG, from the coding sequence ATGAAATCATTAGTTCGCTGGGGAACAACTATGGGCTTGATAGCAAGCACTCTATTGACATCTTGGTTAGGAAAGGTGCCAAAAGTTTTAGCTTTGCCTGAAGCTGATATTGTTAAGCTATTACAATCGGTTCCTGTCTTTACTATTACTACGGAAGAAGGAGGTCCTTTAGTTGCAACAGTGGAAAATAATCAAAAAGTAACACAAGTCTTTATGAGTTTAAAAGATGCTGATGGTTTCTTAGATAAACTTCGTAAGCATCAGCCAGATGTCGGAAATAAGGTCAAGGTACAACCTGTTTCTTTAGGAGAAATATATCGTTTCGCTATAGCTAATAATAGTGACACACAAAAAGAACCGCTTCAATTTGTTTATGTCCCTATGAAAAGTGCCATAGATTCGGCCAAAAAACTTTTAGATACTAAAGGACAGGAATATAAAGGTGGTGTTCCTTTATTTCTTTTGAGAGGTGGTCCTGAAAATAGTATGTTGACCATTCAACAAAATGATCAAGAAGTTATTCCTCTCTTTTTTGAAGAAGCTCCCATTCAAGCCATCACAGAAAAAATGAAGAAGGATCAGCCAAATATTGCTCAAACAATAAAAGTTGAAGTAGTTCCTTTAGAGAATGTAATCGGATTATTGCAAACAAAAGATGATGAAGCACTAAAGCAAATACAATTAGTGCCATCTGAAGAAACTATTCAGTTTATCCAAAATAAAATAAAACTACAGCAAGCTCAAGAAGGTTAA
- a CDS encoding FAD-dependent oxidoreductase, which produces MGKFKARELINKQLLSRKRNNELKFLGHIFTSLSLGIISLNTIFPASARTSEELISCDMLIVGAGLSGSAAAYEGLLAGKTVCLTELTDWVGGQISSQGNSAFDEGKQQRSLQHFSRGYNVLRNNIARFYNRQNPGECWVSESCFLPSHGHQLLYKQLKKAEQSGNGTLKWFPSTVVKEIELSENNRLIQSAIAIQHSPTDSDLYLHKEPLSHTIKDIYSYSDSERFKKRIIRFQAKSQGKSSTNWFVIETTETGEIIALADIPYNLGLDPLNHFNPSSPTKNRDPYCLQGFTYPFAMERTASSQNQSKPKFYDKYKPYYGYDNDRRLAHFDLVFTYRRIWTPRKGRLVKTGPLKVNEPSSGDISMQNWLWGNDYRPGTSQDNLVYTRQQLKEKGQLEKGKWEGGLRTETLRKGEELSLGFYYWLVAGTTDSRLGNNIKKPSLNHRLLKGLSSPMGTKHGLSKYPYIREGRRIIGRPSYDHPNGFSVNEIDISTKDYWNNFYRTSLPRPMYQRVWSTIANLESRIMTLSNRPSYLVTRRTHATIYPDSVGVTQYMIDFHPCMVLSPPEKSGNLERREVRVAHGSAHPAQIPLRAMIPQKIDNLIVSGKNIATSHIAAAAYRVHGFEWSVGAAAGTLASFSLEKDILPYELVDDLPKQEPNLQKFRQILENNGNPTTFPQAMMFSYLQNN; this is translated from the coding sequence ATGGGAAAATTTAAAGCAAGAGAATTAATAAATAAACAGTTACTTTCCCGTAAGAGAAATAATGAACTGAAATTTCTAGGACATATTTTTACTTCATTATCCTTAGGCATAATCTCTTTAAATACTATTTTTCCAGCATCTGCACGTACATCTGAAGAATTAATTAGTTGCGACATGCTAATTGTAGGTGCTGGATTATCAGGTTCTGCTGCTGCCTACGAAGGTTTATTAGCAGGAAAGACTGTTTGTTTAACTGAATTAACTGATTGGGTCGGAGGGCAAATTTCCTCACAAGGTAATTCAGCTTTTGATGAAGGGAAACAACAAAGATCATTACAGCATTTTTCTCGAGGATATAATGTTTTAAGAAATAATATTGCTCGTTTTTATAATCGACAAAATCCTGGAGAATGTTGGGTTAGCGAAAGTTGTTTTTTACCATCTCATGGTCATCAGCTATTATATAAACAATTAAAGAAGGCCGAGCAAAGCGGTAATGGAACTTTAAAATGGTTCCCATCAACTGTTGTTAAAGAGATAGAATTAAGCGAGAATAATAGGTTAATACAAAGTGCTATTGCTATCCAACATAGTCCTACCGATTCAGATCTTTATCTGCATAAAGAACCACTCTCTCATACTATTAAGGATATTTACAGTTATAGTGACTCTGAGCGTTTTAAAAAAAGAATTATTCGTTTCCAGGCAAAATCTCAGGGAAAAAGTTCTACTAATTGGTTTGTAATAGAAACAACTGAAACAGGAGAAATAATTGCTCTAGCTGATATTCCATATAATTTGGGATTAGATCCTTTAAATCATTTTAATCCATCATCTCCAACAAAGAATAGAGATCCTTATTGTCTACAAGGTTTTACATATCCTTTTGCAATGGAAAGAACAGCAAGTTCTCAAAACCAAAGCAAACCAAAATTTTATGATAAATATAAACCTTACTATGGATACGATAATGATCGTCGACTAGCTCATTTCGATCTGGTATTTACTTATCGAAGGATTTGGACTCCTCGTAAGGGAAGACTAGTAAAGACTGGCCCCCTTAAAGTTAATGAGCCTAGTTCTGGAGATATTTCTATGCAAAATTGGCTATGGGGAAATGATTACCGGCCAGGAACATCTCAAGATAATCTTGTATATACTCGTCAGCAATTAAAAGAGAAAGGACAATTAGAAAAAGGTAAATGGGAGGGAGGTTTACGCACAGAAACTTTGAGGAAAGGAGAGGAATTATCTCTAGGATTTTATTATTGGTTAGTAGCAGGAACCACTGATTCTCGCCTAGGTAATAATATTAAAAAACCATCTTTAAATCATCGTCTATTAAAAGGTCTTAGTTCTCCTATGGGTACTAAGCATGGACTATCTAAGTATCCTTATATTAGAGAAGGAAGACGTATTATTGGAAGACCTTCTTATGATCATCCAAATGGATTTTCTGTAAATGAGATTGATATCTCAACTAAAGATTATTGGAATAATTTTTATCGTACCTCTTTACCTCGACCAATGTATCAAAGAGTATGGTCAACCATTGCTAATTTAGAATCAAGGATAATGACATTAAGTAACCGTCCTTCATATTTAGTAACTAGACGCACCCATGCAACAATTTATCCAGATTCTGTCGGTGTTACCCAATATATGATCGATTTTCATCCATGTATGGTCTTATCTCCTCCAGAAAAATCAGGAAACCTTGAAAGAAGAGAAGTCCGTGTAGCTCATGGTTCAGCTCATCCAGCACAAATTCCTTTAAGAGCTATGATTCCTCAAAAAATAGATAATTTAATTGTTTCTGGGAAAAATATAGCTACCAGTCACATCGCAGCAGCAGCATATAGGGTACATGGATTTGAATGGTCAGTAGGAGCAGCGGCTGGTACATTGGCTAGCTTTTCTTTAGAGAAAGATATTTTACCCTATGAGTTAGTAGATGATTTACCTAAGCAAGAGCCTAATTTACAAAAATTTCGCCAAATACTAGAAAATAATGGTAATCCAACTACTTTCCCTCAAGCTATGATGTTTAGTTATTTACAAAATAATTAG
- the smc gene encoding chromosome segregation protein SMC, translating into MVHIKRIELSHFKSFGGTTSIPFLPGFTVVSGPNGSGKSNILDALLFCLGLATSKGLRAERLPDLISHNTNNRNNREAYVSVTFDISDYLSSEESLKTIETEEENNLINKTEWKVTRRLRVTKGGSYSSNYYINERPCTVNELHEELNRFRIYPEGYNVVLQGDVTSIISMNSKERRVIIDELAGVAEFDRKINKTKETLEEVRDREERCKIIQVELENSLERLAGDRAKAEKYQKLKQEISQKKEWEAVLLWKSLLKKISNLKKEKSEDEEREEKLIKSNSELENKLDILNTDLKNLNLQVKELGEDERLTIASKIATQKAQVDQLQQHKKESYCTSEKIKLEENKAVENILQKEEELNVLSQNSNKLQQELLPLLKEQKSRSYNTLQKVRKQAAIIAETSDSWIQEQAGLSIEASSLQSELNPQLAQKAKLSERQQLILGSLNKEKEQFEKYEKDLDLQNQELEKLSIFYTENIQVITDKLNIERQEYNIIKETQSRLDKEYREKQRQLDRLEASRQAKQEVQGTYASQFILNSKLSGICGLVAELGQVDPLHQLALEIAAGSRLGHVVVEDDAIAISGINMLKKAKAGRATFLPLTKIRSYSKQNNFYLKNAPGFIGLAVDLVECNSKYAKVFSYIFGNTAVFETIDYAKQYSGKQRIVTLDGDLLEASGAMTGGSRPQRPTIRFGILNQGEPEEIRIFKERLVDIENLVLKNEANIEIKTKQIQDISDKLIKTQQLDREQQLKYQQVKKEVGKLESYKSDSKIKISSYQKEIETLKNELASIDKKSSLLEIELLKKQQQLKNIEKSHSHSEWQEVQVLIKDQENHLQDREIELRRGEEKFQDIKNQIAGIEYKIHEDELKIKLNKQQISDINNQQVEIEGKLKNLNIEIGKLEILLEELTQKLYVTKNKRDSLEEKIKVLEKEYQDHIWTLEKLQAKQKEKQEILSTFEKDEKEAQCNLPNPLPEIPLLSELSESLDDLLTHTEKLQKEIYKKQRQLELMEPVNMLALEEYEKVQERLSELTSKLVTIQEERTELLLRIENFTTLRLRSFKESFDTVNDNFKKIFATLSQGDGYLQLDDEEDPFKGGLNLVAHPKGKPVQRLSSMSGGEKSLTALSFIFSLQQYRPSPFYAFDEVDMFLDGANVERLSQMIHTQAQKAQFIVVSLRRPMIEASQRTIGVTQARGAHTQVLGIKL; encoded by the coding sequence ATGGTTCATATTAAGCGCATTGAACTATCTCATTTTAAATCTTTTGGTGGAACTACATCCATCCCATTTCTGCCTGGATTTACAGTAGTATCTGGACCAAACGGTTCAGGTAAATCCAACATATTGGATGCATTACTATTTTGCCTTGGATTAGCCACTTCTAAGGGACTAAGAGCTGAAAGGTTACCAGATTTAATTAGCCATAATACTAATAATCGTAATAATCGAGAAGCTTATGTTTCTGTTACCTTCGATATTTCAGATTATTTAAGTTCAGAAGAATCTTTAAAAACAATAGAAACAGAAGAAGAAAACAATTTAATTAATAAAACCGAATGGAAAGTAACAAGACGCTTACGTGTTACCAAAGGAGGTAGTTATTCTTCTAATTACTACATAAACGAAAGACCATGCACTGTTAATGAGCTTCACGAAGAATTAAATCGCTTTCGTATTTATCCTGAAGGCTATAATGTTGTTCTTCAAGGAGATGTAACTAGTATCATTAGCATGAACTCTAAAGAAAGACGAGTTATTATTGATGAACTTGCTGGAGTTGCAGAATTTGATCGCAAAATTAATAAAACTAAGGAAACTTTAGAGGAGGTTAGAGATAGAGAAGAACGTTGCAAGATTATACAAGTAGAATTAGAAAATTCATTAGAACGCTTGGCAGGCGATAGGGCAAAAGCTGAAAAATATCAAAAGCTTAAACAAGAAATTTCTCAGAAAAAAGAATGGGAAGCAGTTTTATTATGGAAATCTTTGCTCAAGAAAATTTCTAACCTTAAAAAAGAAAAATCAGAAGATGAGGAAAGAGAAGAAAAACTAATTAAAAGTAATTCAGAATTAGAAAATAAATTAGACATACTAAATACTGATCTTAAGAACTTAAATCTTCAAGTTAAAGAACTAGGAGAAGATGAACGGTTAACTATTGCCTCTAAAATTGCTACACAAAAAGCACAAGTTGATCAACTACAGCAGCATAAGAAAGAATCATATTGTACGAGTGAAAAAATTAAACTAGAAGAAAATAAAGCAGTAGAAAATATTCTTCAAAAAGAAGAAGAATTAAACGTACTAAGTCAAAACAGTAATAAATTGCAACAAGAACTTTTACCACTGCTTAAAGAACAAAAATCAAGAAGTTATAACACCTTACAAAAGGTAAGAAAACAAGCTGCAATAATTGCTGAAACATCTGATTCTTGGATACAAGAACAAGCAGGCCTTAGTATAGAAGCATCTAGCCTACAAAGTGAGCTAAATCCTCAATTAGCACAAAAAGCTAAATTATCTGAGCGTCAGCAGCTAATATTAGGTAGTTTAAATAAGGAAAAAGAACAGTTTGAAAAATATGAAAAAGATCTAGATCTGCAAAATCAAGAATTGGAAAAATTATCAATTTTCTATACAGAAAATATACAAGTAATAACTGATAAATTAAATATAGAAAGACAAGAGTACAACATTATAAAAGAAACTCAGTCAAGGCTAGATAAAGAATATAGAGAAAAACAAAGGCAACTAGATCGTTTAGAGGCATCTAGGCAAGCAAAGCAAGAAGTCCAAGGAACTTACGCTTCTCAATTTATTTTAAATTCAAAGTTATCTGGTATATGTGGTTTAGTAGCTGAATTAGGACAAGTTGATCCACTTCATCAATTAGCGCTAGAAATTGCGGCAGGTTCGCGTTTAGGGCATGTTGTAGTTGAAGATGACGCTATTGCTATTTCTGGGATTAACATGTTAAAAAAGGCAAAAGCTGGAAGGGCAACTTTTTTACCACTAACCAAAATTAGATCGTATTCTAAACAAAATAATTTTTATCTAAAAAACGCTCCTGGTTTTATTGGTTTAGCAGTTGATCTAGTCGAATGTAACTCAAAGTATGCAAAAGTTTTTTCCTATATTTTTGGTAATACAGCTGTTTTTGAAACTATAGATTATGCGAAGCAATATTCAGGTAAACAGCGTATCGTAACTTTAGATGGAGACTTACTAGAGGCTAGTGGAGCTATGACAGGCGGGAGTAGGCCTCAGAGGCCTACCATACGTTTTGGCATTTTAAATCAGGGAGAACCTGAGGAAATTAGAATATTTAAAGAAAGGTTAGTAGATATAGAAAACCTTGTACTTAAAAATGAAGCAAATATAGAAATTAAGACAAAGCAAATTCAAGATATTTCTGATAAATTAATAAAAACACAGCAGTTAGATAGAGAACAACAGTTGAAATATCAACAAGTTAAGAAAGAAGTAGGAAAACTCGAAAGCTATAAAAGTGATTCAAAAATTAAAATAAGTAGTTATCAAAAAGAAATAGAAACATTAAAAAATGAGCTTGCTAGTATTGATAAAAAAAGTTCTTTGTTGGAAATAGAATTACTCAAGAAACAACAACAATTAAAAAATATAGAAAAATCTCATTCCCACAGTGAATGGCAAGAAGTTCAGGTATTAATAAAAGATCAAGAAAATCATTTACAAGATCGAGAAATAGAATTACGTCGAGGAGAAGAAAAGTTTCAAGATATTAAAAATCAAATTGCTGGTATAGAATATAAAATTCATGAAGATGAATTAAAAATAAAATTGAACAAGCAACAAATTTCTGATATTAACAATCAGCAAGTAGAAATTGAAGGTAAACTTAAAAATCTTAATATTGAGATTGGAAAACTAGAAATTTTATTAGAAGAATTAACACAAAAATTATATGTTACTAAAAACAAACGTGATTCTCTAGAAGAAAAGATTAAAGTCCTCGAAAAAGAATATCAGGATCATATTTGGACATTAGAGAAGTTACAAGCTAAGCAAAAAGAAAAACAAGAAATATTATCCACTTTTGAGAAAGATGAGAAAGAAGCTCAATGTAATTTACCAAATCCTTTGCCGGAAATACCTTTATTATCTGAACTAAGCGAGAGTTTAGATGACTTATTAACCCATACTGAAAAATTACAGAAAGAAATATATAAAAAACAAAGACAATTGGAGTTAATGGAGCCCGTTAATATGCTTGCATTAGAAGAATATGAAAAAGTGCAAGAGAGACTTAGTGAACTTACAAGTAAATTAGTTACTATTCAAGAAGAAAGAACAGAATTGTTATTAAGAATTGAAAATTTTACAACTTTAAGATTACGTTCATTTAAAGAATCTTTTGATACAGTTAATGACAACTTCAAGAAAATTTTTGCCACCTTATCACAAGGTGATGGATACTTGCAATTAGACGATGAAGAAGATCCGTTCAAAGGTGGTTTGAATCTTGTGGCACACCCAAAAGGTAAGCCAGTGCAACGTTTAAGCTCAATGTCAGGTGGGGAAAAATCATTAACAGCATTAAGTTTTATTTTTTCTCTACAGCAGTATCGTCCATCACCATTTTATGCTTTCGATGAAGTTGATATGTTTCTAGATGGAGCAAATGTAGAAAGATTATCTCAAATGATCCATACACAAGCACAAAAAGCTCAATTTATCGTTGTAAGCTTACGCCGTCCAATGATTGAAGCATCTCAGAGGACTATTGGCGTTACACAAGCAAGAGGAGCTCATACCCAAGTTTTAGGGATTAAATTATAA
- the ispE gene encoding 4-(cytidine 5'-diphospho)-2-C-methyl-D-erythritol kinase yields the protein MKTCNLLAPAKINLYLEILGERFDNYHELIMVLQSIELSDYIKINFNGTQNINLYCNNLLVPLNETNIAYRAAQLIIKKFPNSLNLYGGVDIIIDKRIPVAAGLAGGSTDGAAVLLALNLLWKLDLNDYELQKLGEELGSDVPFCINGGTAIATGKGEIINPINKLDNLWIVLAKYQNFSISTPWAYQKHKEQFGKCYEKNDKKKNSNNFELLINAIDQKDGQKIGNLLYNDLEKVVLSEHLMITELKSFMEKMGGLGTMMSGSGPTIFTLCQSREQAEEIKNIIVKTFQDPNLELFISKLSSNGINNIKS from the coding sequence ATGAAAACTTGTAACTTACTTGCCCCAGCTAAGATTAACTTATACCTAGAGATTCTTGGGGAACGGTTTGATAATTATCATGAGTTGATAATGGTTCTACAGAGTATTGAATTAAGTGATTACATAAAAATTAATTTTAATGGAACTCAAAATATTAATTTATATTGCAATAACTTGCTGGTTCCTTTGAACGAAACAAATATTGCTTATCGTGCTGCTCAACTCATAATAAAAAAATTTCCCAACTCCCTGAATCTTTATGGAGGGGTTGATATTATTATTGATAAGCGGATACCTGTAGCTGCAGGATTAGCAGGAGGATCAACTGATGGAGCTGCAGTTTTATTAGCATTAAATTTATTATGGAAATTAGATTTAAATGATTATGAATTACAAAAGTTGGGGGAAGAACTAGGTTCCGATGTTCCGTTTTGTATTAATGGAGGAACTGCGATCGCTACAGGAAAAGGCGAAATAATAAATCCAATAAATAAATTAGACAACCTTTGGATAGTTTTAGCAAAGTATCAAAATTTTTCTATTTCAACTCCTTGGGCTTATCAAAAACATAAAGAACAATTTGGTAAATGTTATGAAAAAAATGATAAAAAGAAAAATAGTAATAACTTCGAACTTCTTATTAATGCTATTGATCAGAAAGACGGTCAAAAAATTGGAAATTTACTGTATAACGATTTAGAAAAAGTTGTTTTATCTGAGCATCTGATGATTACTGAATTGAAATCTTTTATGGAGAAAATGGGGGGTTTAGGTACTATGATGTCAGGGTCAGGACCTACCATCTTTACATTATGCCAGTCTCGTGAACAAGCTGAAGAAATTAAAAACATTATCGTAAAAACTTTTCAAGATCCTAATTTAGAGTTATTCATCAGTAAACTTTCAAGTAATGGTATCAACAATATAAAAAGTTGA
- the hisS gene encoding histidine--tRNA ligase — protein MVTISTLPGTRDILPEEIGYWQYVEATAAKILGRAMYREIRSPIFENTSLFERGIGEATDVVSKEMYTFPDRSDRLVTLRPEGTAGVARAYLQNNLHSLGGVQRLWYSGPMFRYERPQAGRQRQFHQIGLELIGARDPRADVEVIALATDVLKFLGLKQLKLNINSIGDKNDRNLYREALINYFLSHKEDLDIDSQNRLLKNPLRILDSKNEKTKEINKNAPNILHFLGKESQKHFDEVQQLLTDLNINYQINPCLVRGLDYYTHTAFEIQSDNLGTQSTVCGGGRYDHLIEELGGTSTPAVGWAIGVERLIMLLKQIECSPQHNPDVYIVSKGKKAEAIGLYLAQKLRSEELIVELDMSGSNFGKQFKRADRSKASVCIVLGEEEAENNTLQVKWLHTKEQNSMTQVDLLNHITEFKKQINKYREVSSKLI, from the coding sequence ATGGTTACAATAAGTACGCTACCAGGAACACGAGATATTCTGCCAGAAGAGATTGGTTATTGGCAATATGTGGAAGCTACAGCGGCTAAAATTCTTGGTCGTGCGATGTACCGTGAAATTCGCTCTCCAATTTTTGAAAATACTTCTTTGTTTGAGAGGGGTATAGGAGAAGCTACAGATGTTGTAAGTAAAGAAATGTACACTTTCCCCGATCGTAGTGATCGTTTAGTCACACTTCGACCAGAGGGGACTGCAGGAGTCGCACGTGCTTATCTACAAAATAATTTACATTCTCTGGGCGGAGTTCAACGCCTTTGGTATTCTGGACCAATGTTTCGTTATGAGAGGCCACAAGCTGGTCGCCAAAGACAGTTTCATCAAATTGGATTGGAGTTGATAGGTGCAAGAGATCCTAGGGCAGACGTAGAAGTTATTGCTTTAGCAACTGATGTTTTAAAATTTCTAGGATTAAAACAACTAAAACTAAATATTAATTCTATAGGTGATAAAAATGATAGGAACCTTTATCGAGAAGCATTAATTAATTATTTTTTATCTCATAAAGAAGATTTAGATATTGACTCTCAAAATCGTTTACTTAAAAATCCTTTACGAATTCTAGATAGTAAGAACGAAAAGACTAAAGAAATTAATAAAAACGCTCCTAACATATTACATTTTCTTGGGAAAGAGTCTCAAAAACACTTTGACGAAGTACAACAACTATTAACGGATTTAAACATTAATTATCAGATTAACCCATGTCTTGTCAGAGGGCTAGACTATTATACACATACTGCATTTGAGATTCAGTCTGATAACTTAGGCACTCAATCTACAGTATGTGGTGGCGGAAGATATGATCATTTAATCGAAGAACTTGGTGGAACCTCAACTCCTGCCGTAGGATGGGCTATAGGCGTTGAAAGATTAATTATGCTACTTAAACAAATTGAATGTTCTCCTCAACACAACCCTGATGTTTATATTGTTTCAAAAGGTAAAAAAGCAGAAGCAATTGGGTTATACTTAGCTCAAAAATTACGCTCTGAAGAATTAATCGTTGAATTAGATATGAGTGGAAGTAACTTTGGGAAACAGTTTAAGAGAGCTGACCGTAGCAAAGCATCTGTTTGTATAGTTCTTGGTGAAGAGGAAGCAGAAAATAACACGTTACAGGTTAAGTGGCTACATACCAAGGAACAAAATTCTATGACTCAGGTAGACTTATTAAATCACATTACAGAGTTTAAAAAACAGATAAACAAATATAGAGAAGTATCATCAAAATTAATTTAA
- a CDS encoding DUF5989 family protein — MIGFFEFLKDIWGFLRERKKFWLAPLIITLVVLGALIVFTQGSVIAPFIYTLF, encoded by the coding sequence ATGATTGGATTTTTTGAATTCTTAAAAGATATATGGGGTTTTCTTCGTGAACGCAAAAAGTTTTGGCTAGCTCCTTTGATAATAACTTTAGTAGTATTGGGAGCACTAATTGTGTTTACCCAAGGGTCAGTAATTGCACCTTTTATATATACACTATTTTAA
- a CDS encoding SxtJ family membrane protein — protein sequence MPQKTNNKKLMSFGILMGTTFTLFFGLFIPTLLGHSYSVVSWIIGTLFLIFSFISPNFLLPFYKGWMLFAEIASWVNSRIILGIIFFIVVTPMGFFIRILKYDAMKRKFEFNTESYRIFSTSKSKSSMEKPY from the coding sequence ATGCCTCAAAAAACAAACAATAAAAAGTTAATGTCTTTCGGAATATTGATGGGAACAACCTTTACCCTATTTTTTGGTTTATTTATTCCCACTTTACTAGGACATTCTTATTCTGTAGTCTCATGGATAATTGGTACACTTTTTCTTATTTTCTCTTTTATTTCCCCAAATTTTCTTTTACCATTTTATAAAGGATGGATGCTCTTTGCAGAAATAGCTTCATGGGTTAATAGTAGAATAATTTTGGGAATTATTTTTTTTATTGTAGTAACTCCCATGGGATTTTTTATAAGAATTCTTAAATACGACGCGATGAAAAGAAAATTTGAATTTAATACGGAAAGTTATCGTATATTTAGTACATCTAAAAGCAAATCAAGCATGGAGAAACCTTACTAA